The stretch of DNA GATAAGCCGCTCCCCTATGACCTCATCAGCAGAATCGTTAAATACAGAGTTGCAAGCAACATAGAGAAAGCGGAAGCGAAATTGAAAAAGAAAAGCTAATTACTTGGGGGGATGAAAATGAGAAGCGAGAAAGAAATGTTCGATTTGATACTAGGAATAGCTCAAAAGGATGAACGAATTCGTGCGGTGTATATGAACGGCTCGCGTACCAACCCTAATGCCCCCAAGGACATTTTTCAGGATTATGATATTGTCTATGTAGTGACAGAAACAGCCTCTTTTATTAATGATGAACAATGGACCAATATTTTTGGTGATATGCTTATGATGCAAGAGCCGGATAAAAATGACCGATCTTTAGGTATAGAGATGGATTTTTCCCGGTCTTACGGATATCTAATGCTGTTTACAGATGGAAATCGTATCGATCTTCATATTGAAACCAAAGAATCAATGCTTGACAGGTATGTTAGCGATAAACTAACACTTCCCTTATTAGACAAGGACAACTGCCTGCCAATCATCCCTCCCCCTACAGATATTGACTATCATGTACAAAATCCCACAGAGCCACTATTCATGAGCTGCTGCAATGATTTTTGGTGGTGTCTGCAAAACGTTGCCAAAGGAATTTGGCGTGATGAATTGCCGTATGCGAAACAAATGTTTGAATGCATCATTAGACGCCGTTTGGATGAGATGATTTCATGGTGGGTGGGCACAAAATATGATTTTCAAGTGTCTATAGGAAAAATGGGAAAATATATGAAGAAGTATCTCCCCGAA from Paenibacillus sophorae encodes:
- a CDS encoding aminoglycoside 6-adenylyltransferase; the encoded protein is MRSEKEMFDLILGIAQKDERIRAVYMNGSRTNPNAPKDIFQDYDIVYVVTETASFINDEQWTNIFGDMLMMQEPDKNDRSLGIEMDFSRSYGYLMLFTDGNRIDLHIETKESMLDRYVSDKLTLPLLDKDNCLPIIPPPTDIDYHVQNPTEPLFMSCCNDFWWCLQNVAKGIWRDELPYAKQMFECIIRRRLDEMISWWVGTKYDFQVSIGKMGKYMKKYLPESYWDMYKETYSDSTDANMWNSVFTACELFQILAKDVAEYFQYTYKIKDDVNMTNYLKRVSELTVDAKGIF